In Kitasatospora gansuensis, a genomic segment contains:
- a CDS encoding glycine--tRNA ligase: protein MAADKIDTIVSLSKRRGFVYPCSEIYGGTRAAWDYGPLGVELKENIKRQWWRSMVTAREDVVGLDSSVILAREVWEASGHVATFNDPLTECLSCHKRFRADHLEEAYEAKHGKVPANGLADINCPNCGNKGGFTEPKEFSGMLKTHLGVTEDAGGLAYLRPETAQGIFTNFKAVQTTSRKKPPFGIAQVGKSFRNEITPGNFIFRTREFEQMEMEFFVKPGEDEQWHEYWLQQRWDWYVDLGLRTENMRFFEHPKEKLSHYAKRTVDIEYRFNFGGSEFSELEGLANRTDYDLTVHSEASGQDLKYFDQESGERYYPYVIEPAAGLNRAMLAFLIDAYFEDEAPNAKGVMEKRVGMRLDPRLAPVKVAVLPLSRNADLSPKARGLAADLRTAWNVEFDDAGAIGKRYRRQDEIGTPFCVTVDFDTLEDNAVTIRERDTMAQERVSLDQVKSYLGARLIGC from the coding sequence GTGGCCGCCGACAAGATCGACACGATCGTCAGCCTGAGCAAGCGCCGTGGCTTCGTCTACCCCTGCAGCGAGATCTACGGTGGCACCCGCGCCGCCTGGGACTACGGACCGCTGGGCGTCGAGCTCAAGGAGAACATCAAGCGCCAGTGGTGGCGTTCGATGGTCACCGCTCGGGAGGACGTCGTCGGGCTCGACTCGTCGGTGATCCTGGCCCGCGAGGTCTGGGAGGCCTCGGGTCACGTCGCGACCTTCAACGACCCGCTGACCGAGTGCCTCTCCTGCCACAAGCGGTTCCGCGCGGACCACCTGGAGGAGGCGTACGAGGCCAAGCACGGCAAGGTCCCGGCCAACGGCCTGGCCGACATCAACTGCCCGAACTGCGGCAACAAGGGCGGCTTCACCGAGCCCAAGGAGTTCTCGGGCATGCTGAAGACGCACCTGGGCGTCACCGAGGACGCGGGTGGCCTGGCCTACCTGCGCCCGGAGACCGCGCAGGGCATCTTCACCAACTTCAAGGCGGTGCAGACGACTTCGCGCAAGAAGCCGCCGTTCGGCATCGCCCAGGTCGGCAAGAGCTTCCGGAACGAGATCACCCCCGGCAACTTCATCTTCCGCACCCGCGAGTTCGAGCAGATGGAGATGGAGTTCTTCGTCAAGCCCGGCGAGGACGAGCAGTGGCACGAGTACTGGCTCCAGCAGCGCTGGGACTGGTACGTCGACCTCGGCCTGCGGACCGAGAACATGCGCTTCTTCGAGCACCCGAAGGAGAAGCTGTCCCACTACGCCAAGCGCACGGTGGACATCGAGTACCGCTTCAACTTCGGCGGCAGCGAGTTCTCCGAGCTCGAGGGCCTGGCCAACCGCACCGACTACGACCTCACCGTGCACAGCGAGGCCAGCGGCCAGGACCTGAAGTACTTCGACCAGGAGTCCGGCGAGCGGTACTACCCGTACGTCATCGAGCCCGCGGCCGGTCTGAACCGCGCCATGCTGGCCTTCCTGATCGACGCCTACTTCGAGGACGAGGCGCCGAACGCCAAGGGCGTCATGGAGAAGCGGGTCGGCATGCGGCTCGACCCCCGGCTCGCCCCGGTCAAGGTCGCGGTGCTGCCGCTGTCGCGCAACGCCGACCTGTCGCCGAAGGCCCGCGGCCTGGCGGCCGACCTGCGCACCGCGTGGAACGTCGAGTTCGACGACGCGGGCGCGATCGGCAAGCGCTACCGCCGCCAGGACGAGATCGGTACGCCGTTCTGCGTCACGGTCGACTTCGACACCCTCGAGGACAACGCGGTCACCATCCGCGAGCGTGACACGATGGCGCAGGAGCGGGTCTCGCTCGACCAGGTGAAGTCCTACCTGGGTGCGCGCCTGATCGGCTGCTAG
- a CDS encoding metal ABC transporter substrate-binding protein — protein MMLRRLPTSIALTATAAVGALLLTACGGSSSAKGTDGKLDVVASFYPMEYLAQQIGGEHVKVTGLTKAGVEPHDLELTAKQVAQVKGADAVVYLKGLQPAVDKAVAQTDSKHVIDATAASPLVDHHLDEGHAEGDGHEHEGAAGDPHIWLDPNRYATVAKSVGAELAKADPAHAADYQKNTDQTVADLAALDQEFKTGLKDAKGKSFVTSHAAFGYLADAYGINQIAINGVDPEAEPTPAKLAEVQQAAKQHGVTTIFFETLVSPKLAETVAKDLGLKTAVLDPLEGVKDPAKETYFSVMRQNLHNLQTAFGITG, from the coding sequence ATGATGTTGCGACGCCTCCCCACCTCCATAGCCCTGACCGCCACCGCCGCCGTCGGCGCCCTCCTCCTCACCGCCTGCGGCGGTTCGAGCAGCGCCAAGGGCACCGACGGCAAGCTGGACGTGGTGGCGTCGTTCTACCCGATGGAGTACCTCGCCCAGCAGATCGGCGGCGAGCACGTGAAGGTGACCGGCCTCACCAAGGCCGGCGTCGAGCCGCACGACCTGGAGCTGACGGCCAAGCAGGTCGCCCAGGTCAAGGGGGCCGACGCGGTGGTCTACCTCAAGGGCCTCCAGCCGGCCGTCGACAAGGCCGTCGCGCAGACCGACTCCAAGCACGTGATCGACGCCACCGCCGCCTCCCCGCTGGTCGACCACCACCTGGACGAGGGCCACGCCGAGGGCGACGGCCACGAGCACGAGGGCGCCGCCGGCGACCCGCACATCTGGCTCGACCCGAACCGCTACGCCACCGTCGCCAAGAGCGTCGGCGCCGAGCTGGCCAAGGCCGACCCGGCGCACGCCGCGGACTACCAGAAGAACACCGACCAGACGGTGGCCGATCTGGCCGCGCTGGACCAGGAGTTCAAGACCGGCCTGAAGGACGCCAAGGGCAAGTCCTTCGTCACCAGCCACGCCGCCTTCGGCTACCTCGCCGACGCGTACGGCATCAACCAGATCGCCATCAACGGCGTGGACCCGGAGGCCGAGCCCACCCCGGCCAAGCTGGCCGAGGTCCAGCAGGCCGCCAAGCAGCACGGCGTCACCACGATCTTCTTCGAGACCCTGGTCAGCCCCAAGCTCGCCGAGACGGTCGCCAAGGACCTCGGTCTGAAGACCGCCGTCCTGGACCCGCTGGAGGGCGTCAAGGACCCGGCCAAGGAGACCTACTTCTCGGTCATGCGGCAGAACCTGCACAACCTCCAGACCGCTTTCGGCATCACCGGCTGA
- a CDS encoding metal ABC transporter ATP-binding protein, protein MSAVIPAAAKARHPREAGAAPAVVCLCDAVASLGGRPVLRGVDLKVRPGEVVALLGANGSGKSTTVKSVIGAVPLERGGLELFGTPFAKFRAWHRIGYVPQRTTAAGGVPATVREVVSTGRLPQHGLFPFRRKDRAAVDRALAQVGMLDRAEDGVAGLSGGQHQRVLIARALVGSPELLIMDEPMAGVDVTSQQVLADTLRQEVGRGAAVLLVLHELGPLEPLIDRTVVLRDGCVAYDGPPIPSTGQHALPGHDHVHPHEDDHLTTPGLLA, encoded by the coding sequence ATGAGCGCTGTCATACCCGCGGCGGCGAAGGCGCGGCACCCCCGTGAGGCGGGTGCCGCGCCCGCGGTCGTCTGTCTCTGCGACGCCGTCGCCTCGCTCGGCGGCCGCCCCGTACTGCGCGGCGTGGACCTCAAGGTCCGCCCCGGCGAGGTGGTCGCGCTGCTCGGGGCCAACGGCTCCGGCAAGTCCACCACCGTGAAGTCGGTGATCGGCGCCGTCCCGCTGGAGCGGGGCGGCCTCGAACTGTTCGGCACCCCGTTCGCCAAGTTCCGGGCCTGGCACCGGATCGGCTACGTGCCGCAGCGCACCACCGCCGCCGGCGGGGTGCCCGCCACCGTCCGCGAGGTGGTCTCCACCGGACGGCTGCCGCAGCACGGCCTGTTCCCGTTCCGCCGCAAGGACCGGGCCGCCGTCGACCGGGCGCTGGCCCAGGTCGGCATGCTGGACCGGGCCGAGGACGGTGTGGCCGGGCTCTCCGGCGGCCAGCACCAGCGGGTGCTGATCGCCCGCGCGCTGGTCGGCTCCCCCGAACTCCTCATCATGGACGAGCCGATGGCCGGGGTGGACGTGACCAGCCAGCAGGTGCTCGCCGACACCCTGCGCCAGGAGGTCGGCCGCGGCGCCGCCGTCCTGCTGGTGCTGCACGAACTCGGGCCGCTGGAGCCGCTGATCGACCGCACCGTGGTGCTCCGCGACGGCTGCGTCGCGTACGACGGCCCGCCGATCCCCAGCACCGGCCAGCACGCGCTGCCCGGCCACGACCACGTGCATCCCCACGAGGACGACCACCTGACGACCCCTGGACTGCTCGCATGA
- a CDS encoding PfkB family carbohydrate kinase produces the protein MTEPATPGQIVISGSIATDHLMTFPGLISDQLLPDQLTKVSLSFLVDGLKIRRGGVGANIALGLGRLGLRPLLVGAAGADHGEYDDWLRANGVDTRGVLTVPGQYTARFLCTTDRAQNQIASFHPGAMSRAADISLPEVLGRTGPARLVLIGADDPAAMLRRTAECRVAGLPFAADPSQQLARLTGDQVRTLVDGARWLFSNAYERSLLLERTGLTGAELLARVGTWFTTLGADGVLIERQGEPPIEVRPPRELRRADPTGVGDAFRAGVLAGEVWGLPLPVAARVGCLLATLALESVGTQEYVYRPEDFLRRLAEAYGGETAELVRPHVAAKTGGRSSVVGDSMAG, from the coding sequence ATGACTGAGCCCGCGACACCTGGGCAGATCGTGATCAGCGGCTCGATCGCCACCGACCACCTGATGACCTTCCCCGGCCTGATCTCCGATCAGCTGCTGCCCGATCAACTGACCAAGGTCTCGCTCTCGTTCCTGGTGGACGGGCTGAAGATCCGGCGCGGCGGGGTCGGCGCCAACATCGCCCTCGGCCTCGGCCGGCTCGGCCTGCGGCCGCTGCTGGTCGGGGCGGCCGGGGCCGACCACGGGGAGTACGACGACTGGCTGCGCGCCAACGGCGTGGACACCCGGGGCGTGCTCACCGTCCCCGGCCAGTACACCGCCCGCTTCCTGTGCACCACCGACCGGGCGCAGAACCAGATCGCCTCCTTCCACCCGGGCGCGATGAGCCGGGCCGCCGACATCAGCCTCCCCGAGGTGCTCGGCCGCACCGGCCCGGCCCGGCTGGTGCTGATCGGGGCCGACGACCCGGCCGCCATGCTGCGCCGCACCGCGGAGTGCCGAGTGGCGGGCCTCCCGTTCGCCGCCGACCCCTCCCAGCAGCTCGCCCGGCTGACCGGCGATCAGGTCCGCACCCTGGTCGACGGTGCGCGCTGGCTCTTCAGCAACGCGTACGAGCGCAGTCTGCTGCTGGAGCGGACCGGGCTGACCGGAGCCGAACTGCTCGCCCGGGTCGGCACCTGGTTCACCACCCTCGGCGCGGACGGTGTGCTGATCGAGCGTCAGGGCGAACCACCGATCGAGGTCCGCCCACCACGCGAGCTCCGCCGGGCCGATCCGACCGGCGTCGGCGACGCCTTCCGGGCCGGCGTGCTGGCCGGCGAGGTCTGGGGACTGCCGCTGCCGGTCGCGGCCCGGGTCGGCTGCCTGCTGGCCACCCTGGCGCTGGAGTCGGTCGGGACCCAGGAGTACGTGTACCGGCCGGAGGACTTCCTCCGCCGGCTCGCCGAGGCGTACGGCGGGGAGACCGCCGAGCTGGTGCGGCCGCACGTGGCGGCGAAAACGGGAGGCCGGTCGTCGGTGGTGGGTGACAGCATGGCGGGATGA
- the gap gene encoding type I glyceraldehyde-3-phosphate dehydrogenase yields the protein MAIKVAINGFGRIGRGFVRAALQQGADLEIVAVNDLTDAATLAHLLSYDSTMGRLEREVEVDGDAIVVNGHRIKVLAERDPARLPWGELGVDVVVESTGVFTDATKARAHLDAGARKVLISAPASNEDITLAYGVNHDGYDPDVHHIVSNASCTTNCLAPLAKVLDEGLGIEHGLMTTVHAYTQDQNLQDGPHKDLRRARAAATNIVPTSTGAAKAIGLVLPQLNGKLSGSSLRVPVPVGSITDLTVYVARPTTVEEVNALFAKAAAEGPLAGVLRYSEAPLVSSDIVGDPHSCVFDAPLTTVGGNGRHVKVFGWYDNESGFSHRVVDVVRLLGA from the coding sequence ATGGCGATCAAGGTAGCGATCAACGGATTCGGCCGGATCGGCCGGGGCTTCGTCCGCGCGGCCCTCCAGCAGGGCGCGGATCTGGAGATCGTCGCGGTCAACGACCTGACCGACGCCGCCACCCTGGCCCACCTGCTGTCCTACGACAGCACCATGGGCCGGCTGGAGCGCGAGGTCGAGGTGGACGGCGACGCCATCGTCGTGAACGGGCACCGGATCAAGGTGCTCGCCGAGCGCGACCCGGCCCGACTGCCGTGGGGCGAGCTGGGCGTGGACGTGGTGGTCGAGTCGACCGGCGTATTCACCGACGCCACCAAGGCCCGGGCCCACCTGGACGCGGGCGCCCGCAAGGTGCTGATCTCGGCCCCGGCGTCCAACGAGGACATCACCCTGGCCTACGGCGTCAACCACGACGGCTACGACCCGGACGTGCACCACATCGTCTCGAACGCCTCCTGCACCACCAACTGCCTTGCCCCGCTGGCCAAGGTGCTGGACGAGGGGCTCGGCATCGAGCACGGCCTGATGACCACCGTGCACGCCTACACCCAGGACCAGAACCTCCAGGACGGCCCGCACAAGGACCTGCGCCGGGCCCGAGCCGCCGCCACCAACATCGTGCCCACCTCGACCGGCGCGGCCAAGGCGATCGGCCTGGTGCTGCCGCAGCTGAACGGCAAGCTGAGCGGCTCCTCGCTGCGGGTCCCGGTCCCGGTCGGCTCGATCACCGACCTGACCGTCTACGTGGCCCGCCCGACCACCGTCGAAGAGGTGAACGCGCTGTTCGCCAAGGCCGCCGCCGAGGGCCCGCTGGCCGGGGTGCTCCGCTACTCCGAGGCACCGCTGGTCTCCAGCGACATCGTCGGCGACCCGCACTCCTGCGTCTTCGACGCCCCGCTGACCACCGTCGGCGGGAACGGACGGCACGTCAAGGTCTTCGGCTGGTACGACAACGAGTCCGGCTTCTCGCACCGGGTGGTGGACGTGGTCCGACTGCTCGGCGCCTGA
- a CDS encoding LLM class flavin-dependent oxidoreductase, giving the protein MELELRGGVRAAPVTGRTPRERQALRFAPDPRDRTADPGHVATTARENEEDGLDSALVVQSSSWPDPWLVGSWALAATSRLRIAVAHRVGTTAPTVAARQLATLDRLSGGRVAAHVIVGSSDLDVARDGDTLGKADRYRRADEYLGLLRRSLTDDQEFDHKGEFYQVTGALAGLRPEPGGELISFGGSSPAGVELAARHAEVYALPPLPLPDTRRRIGEVRATAAGFGRSLRIWRHLTLVLADTDEAARRRVQDLRRDALRLTSGPDGPRFAEAVALDRDRERGRVPDQQAAEQVAAYIRRSFATAYVGSPATVADRIGSLHSAGVDIVQLDLAVETDQDRELRRELVSRLRTGSHRHGW; this is encoded by the coding sequence ATGGAACTCGAACTGCGCGGCGGCGTACGGGCCGCCCCGGTCACCGGCCGGACCCCTCGGGAACGGCAGGCGCTACGGTTCGCCCCGGACCCACGGGACCGCACCGCCGACCCCGGGCACGTGGCCACGACCGCCCGGGAGAACGAGGAGGACGGGCTCGACAGCGCCCTGGTGGTGCAGTCGAGTTCCTGGCCGGACCCGTGGCTGGTGGGCAGTTGGGCCCTGGCCGCGACCAGTCGACTGCGGATCGCCGTCGCCCACCGGGTCGGCACCACCGCTCCGACCGTCGCAGCCCGCCAACTCGCCACCCTGGACCGGCTCTCCGGCGGCCGGGTAGCGGCCCACGTGATCGTCGGCTCCAGCGACCTGGACGTGGCCAGGGACGGCGACACGCTGGGCAAGGCGGACCGCTACCGCCGGGCCGACGAGTACCTGGGGCTGCTCCGGCGCTCCCTGACGGATGACCAGGAGTTCGACCACAAGGGCGAGTTCTACCAGGTCACGGGCGCACTGGCCGGACTGCGGCCCGAGCCGGGCGGTGAGCTGATCTCCTTCGGCGGCTCCTCCCCGGCCGGCGTCGAACTGGCCGCCCGGCACGCCGAGGTGTACGCCCTGCCACCGCTCCCGCTGCCCGACACCCGGCGCCGGATCGGCGAAGTCCGGGCCACCGCCGCCGGGTTCGGCCGGAGCCTGCGGATCTGGCGGCACCTCACCCTGGTACTGGCCGACACCGACGAGGCCGCCCGGCGCCGGGTCCAGGACCTGCGCCGGGACGCCCTGCGGCTCACCTCCGGTCCGGACGGGCCCCGGTTCGCCGAGGCCGTCGCACTGGACCGCGACCGCGAGCGCGGCCGGGTGCCGGACCAGCAGGCGGCCGAGCAGGTGGCCGCGTACATCCGCCGCTCGTTCGCCACCGCCTACGTCGGATCACCGGCCACCGTCGCCGACCGGATCGGCTCGCTGCACTCCGCCGGGGTGGACATCGTCCAGCTCGACCTGGCGGTGGAGACCGACCAGGACCGCGAGCTGCGGCGGGAGTTGGTCTCCCGGCTGCGGACCGGCAGCCACCGGCACGGCTGGTGA
- a CDS encoding LLM class F420-dependent oxidoreductase, protein MTDTAPPKWGITLPLPGLTIDRHRFIVERLPDLGYTDVWSAEGGGTDAFTPLAATAAWSPSLRIGTGIVPVHTRGPAVLAQTAATLAQLAPGRLLLGIGASVPAHVTDINGIPFDEPFKRTRDVLRFVTRALRGEHIAGDFDTFSITGYRLPHPPVEPVKVILGALRPGMLRLGFTEGDGAITNLLFPEDVPKVLDAVGPQPPGKELVVKVFVCPTEDTDYAHRASRPFLAWILNREPYRKFHEWLGHGELLADAHKLWTDGDPEGSQAALPDEVVDGLFISGSPEECRERIMRYHRPGVTTIQLYVSLPPEVFVSRARLLDTLARLGPAAG, encoded by the coding sequence ATGACCGACACCGCACCTCCCAAGTGGGGCATCACGCTGCCGCTGCCCGGCCTGACCATCGACCGGCACCGCTTCATCGTCGAGCGGCTCCCCGACCTCGGCTACACCGACGTCTGGAGCGCCGAGGGCGGCGGTACCGACGCCTTCACCCCGCTGGCCGCGACCGCCGCCTGGTCGCCCAGCCTGCGGATCGGCACCGGCATCGTGCCGGTGCACACCCGGGGCCCGGCGGTGCTCGCGCAGACCGCCGCCACGCTGGCCCAACTGGCGCCCGGGCGGCTGCTGCTGGGGATCGGAGCGTCCGTCCCGGCGCACGTCACCGACATCAACGGCATCCCGTTCGACGAGCCGTTCAAGCGGACCAGGGACGTGCTGCGGTTCGTCACCCGGGCGCTGCGCGGCGAGCACATCGCCGGCGACTTCGACACCTTCTCGATCACCGGCTACCGACTGCCGCACCCGCCGGTCGAACCGGTCAAGGTGATCCTCGGCGCGCTGCGCCCCGGCATGCTCCGGCTCGGCTTCACCGAGGGGGACGGCGCGATCACCAACCTGCTGTTCCCCGAGGACGTGCCGAAGGTGCTGGACGCGGTCGGCCCGCAGCCGCCCGGCAAGGAGCTGGTGGTCAAGGTCTTCGTCTGCCCGACCGAGGACACCGACTACGCGCACCGCGCCAGCCGCCCGTTCCTGGCCTGGATCCTCAACCGGGAGCCGTACCGGAAGTTCCACGAGTGGCTGGGCCACGGCGAGTTGCTCGCCGACGCGCACAAGCTGTGGACCGACGGCGACCCGGAGGGCTCACAGGCCGCCCTGCCCGACGAGGTGGTGGACGGCCTGTTCATCTCCGGCTCCCCCGAGGAGTGCCGGGAGCGGATCATGCGCTACCACCGCCCCGGCGTCACCACCATCCAGCTGTACGTGTCGCTGCCGCCCGAGGTGTTCGTCAGCCGGGCCCGGCTGCTCGACACCCTGGCCCGGCTCGGCCCGGCGGCAGGCTGA
- a CDS encoding NADAR family protein, which yields MNDAPHPATTRTREDLAALVAAGARPKYLMFWGHRPERDGSVGPGSLSQWWPSAFTVDGVRYSTAEHWMMAGKARLFGDEETLGRILAARTPAEAKKLGRLVRGFDDGRWTAARFDLVVAGNLAKFGQDPALRSYLLGTANRVLVEASPLDRVWGIGLAADAEQALRPADWRGLNLLGFALMEARQQLSS from the coding sequence ATGAACGATGCCCCGCACCCCGCCACCACCCGCACCCGCGAGGACCTCGCCGCCCTGGTGGCGGCCGGCGCGCGGCCGAAGTACCTGATGTTCTGGGGCCACCGGCCGGAGCGGGACGGCAGCGTCGGCCCCGGCTCGCTGAGCCAGTGGTGGCCGTCCGCGTTCACCGTGGACGGCGTCCGGTACTCCACCGCCGAGCACTGGATGATGGCGGGCAAGGCCCGGCTGTTCGGCGACGAGGAGACCCTCGGACGGATCCTGGCCGCCCGCACCCCGGCCGAGGCGAAGAAGCTCGGACGACTGGTCCGCGGCTTCGACGACGGACGCTGGACGGCCGCCCGGTTCGACCTGGTGGTCGCGGGCAACCTCGCCAAGTTCGGCCAGGACCCGGCCCTCCGCTCCTACCTGCTGGGCACCGCCAACCGCGTCCTGGTCGAGGCCAGCCCACTCGACCGGGTCTGGGGCATCGGCCTCGCCGCCGACGCCGAACAGGCCCTCCGCCCGGCCGACTGGCGCGGCCTCAACCTGCTCGGCTTCGCCCTGATGGAGGCCCGCCAGCAGCTCTCCTCCTGA
- a CDS encoding metal ABC transporter permease, with protein MTEMLSYDFMQRALIAAVLVGITAPAVGIYLVQRRQALMGDGMGHVALTGVGLGFFFQTSPVWMAVLVCVLGAVVMELVRSRGNQRGDIALAMLFYGGMACGKMLVSMSAQAGNGSLESYLWGSILTVAPSDLITITVLAGVVIAVTIGLRRQLFAICQDEEFARVTGLPVRVLNLLLAVMAAVTVTVAMRVVGLLLVSALMVVPVVAAQQLTRSFAMTQAASIGVGVTVAVAGVAGSYQADLPSGPTIVLLAIVVFAVLSAVAAPLARRRHRAADDRGPEVCEVRLPDQQRGDAEDSVTSRGLAQ; from the coding sequence ATGACCGAGATGCTCAGCTACGACTTCATGCAGCGGGCGCTGATCGCCGCCGTGCTGGTCGGGATCACCGCGCCCGCCGTCGGCATCTACCTGGTGCAGCGCCGGCAGGCGCTGATGGGCGACGGCATGGGCCATGTCGCGCTCACCGGGGTCGGCCTCGGCTTCTTCTTCCAGACCAGCCCGGTCTGGATGGCCGTGCTGGTCTGCGTGCTCGGCGCCGTGGTCATGGAGCTGGTCCGCTCGCGCGGCAACCAGCGCGGCGACATCGCGCTGGCGATGCTCTTCTACGGCGGTATGGCCTGCGGAAAGATGCTGGTCAGCATGAGCGCCCAGGCGGGCAACGGCAGCCTGGAGAGCTACCTCTGGGGCTCGATCCTGACCGTCGCGCCCAGCGACCTGATCACCATCACGGTGCTGGCCGGCGTGGTCATCGCGGTCACCATCGGCCTGCGCCGCCAGCTGTTCGCGATCTGCCAGGACGAGGAGTTCGCCCGGGTCACCGGCCTGCCGGTACGGGTGCTCAACCTGCTGCTCGCGGTGATGGCCGCGGTCACCGTCACGGTGGCGATGCGGGTGGTCGGCCTGCTGCTGGTCAGCGCGCTGATGGTGGTTCCGGTGGTGGCGGCCCAGCAGCTCACCCGCTCGTTCGCGATGACCCAGGCCGCCTCGATCGGGGTCGGCGTCACGGTCGCGGTGGCCGGGGTGGCCGGCTCGTACCAGGCCGACCTGCCCTCGGGACCGACCATCGTGCTGCTGGCGATCGTGGTCTTCGCGGTGCTCAGCGCGGTCGCCGCCCCGCTGGCCAGGCGCCGGCACCGGGCCGCGGACGACCGCGGCCCCGAGGTCTGCGAGGTCCGGCTGCCCGATCAGCAGCGGGGCGACGCGGAGGATTCGGTCACCAGTCGGGGGCTGGCACAATGA
- a CDS encoding CGNR zinc finger domain-containing protein codes for MESEFVFVAGDPALDLVGTVQRRRTLARDLLRTPADLGAWTAEAGLVDQPVPAGPEDLEQARQLREAVYRLGLAAVAGQPYPTADRRLLNRLADGPVVRLDLRPDGTLRRTGSAAAVLAGVARSAQELLALPLGAPIRECAWEPCTRLYVDRSRRGVRRWCDMSACGNRAKAAAFRERHP; via the coding sequence ATGGAGTCCGAGTTCGTCTTTGTCGCCGGTGATCCCGCGCTCGATCTGGTCGGTACCGTGCAGCGGCGCCGCACGCTGGCCCGCGACCTGTTGCGGACGCCGGCCGACCTGGGGGCCTGGACGGCCGAGGCCGGGCTGGTCGACCAGCCGGTCCCGGCGGGCCCGGAGGACCTGGAGCAGGCCCGCCAACTCCGGGAGGCCGTCTACCGGTTGGGCCTGGCGGCGGTGGCCGGGCAGCCCTACCCCACGGCCGACCGCAGGCTGCTGAACCGGCTCGCCGACGGGCCGGTGGTCCGGCTGGACCTGCGGCCGGACGGCACTCTGCGCCGCACCGGCAGTGCGGCGGCCGTGCTGGCGGGGGTGGCCCGTTCGGCGCAGGAGCTGTTGGCGCTGCCGTTGGGGGCGCCGATCCGGGAGTGCGCGTGGGAGCCGTGCACGCGGCTGTACGTGGACCGGTCGCGGCGGGGGGTGCGGCGGTGGTGCGACATGTCCGCCTGCGGCAACCGGGCCAAGGCCGCAGCCTTCCGCGAGCGGCACCCTTAG